A region of the Herpetosiphon gulosus genome:
CACAATTGGTAATAAATTGGTCAGGCTCAAAAATCGCGCTACAAAGGCGGTTTTGGGCTGTTGGTAAATCGCTTGGGGTGTATCTAGTTGCACAATTTGGCCTGCATTCATCACGGCCAAGCGATCTGCCACCACAAATGCTTCATTTTGATCATGGGTTACATAGATCGCCGTCACTTCAGCCGCTTTGATGATTTGGCGCAATTCCTCGGTTAAGCGTTCGCGCAACGTCCGATCCAACGATCCCAAGGGTTCGTCAAGCATCAATAATTGCGGTCGCGGCGCTAATGAACGCGCCAAGGCCACCCGCTGACGTTCGCCGCCCGATAATTCGAGAACCGAGCGTTGTTGATAGCCAACTAAGCCAACTAATTCGAGCATTTCGGCGACCCGCTGTTGGCGCTGAATTTTAGCCATGCCTTCCATGCGCAGGCCGAATTCGATGTTCTCGCCAACATTGCGATGGGGAAAGAGCGCCCAATCTTGGAACATCAGGCCAAAATTGCGCCGATGAATCGGAATGGGATTAAGCGGTTGGCCATGCAACAACAACTGGCCTTGATCAGCAGATTCAAGGCCAGCAATGATTCGCAAGAGGGTCGATTTACCACAACCGCTGGGGCCAAGCAAGGCCAAAATTTCACCACGATTGATCGTTAGTTCAATCTCGCGTAAGACGATTGTTTGTTCAAACTGCTTACGAATGCCTTGCATGTGCAACATAGTTTATCCACGACTGCGTTGAGTGAGGCCAATCCCAAGCAATAGTATAGCAAGAATTGCCGCACCAACCCACCAATTGTGCTGTGGATCTGCGGCGGCACTAGTATCGGGCAAGACTGCTGGAATAACGGTAGGTGTGGCAGTAATGCCGCTGCCTTGTTCGGGTGTAAGCGTGGCAATTGCTTCAATCGTGGCGGTGCTGCTGATTGAAACGGTTGGTGTGGTAATCACCACCTCGGTCGCACTCACCGCAATCGTAGCGGTCACTTGATTAATTGCCGTGGCGTTGGGCGTTGGCCGTGGCGTGCGGGTTGGGGTTGGCGTGCCAGGCGCACCAATAATCCGAATTGGCACATCGTCGGCAGCAGGCGCGAGATCGTTCCCAAAGCTATCGCCAGCACCAACCACGCGAGCGCTATTGGTGGTTTGCTCAATCCCCTTGAGCGCCGTAAAGACTGTCGTGATTGAGATAAATTCGTTAGGTGGCAGGCGCATAGGGCGTGGCGGGGTTAGCACATTCGCCCAGGTTAGGCGGCCTGGCTCAATTATATCGGGCATTGGCTCCGATGCAATAAATTGCAGTGCGGTTGGATCAAAGGTGTCTTCCAACGGCAAGCGCACAACATCAACTAAACCAGCATTTTGCACCCGAATTGTGAAGGTGATGCGTTGCCCAGCTTGGGGCAGCACTCCATCATCAAGTGTTTTTTCGAGTGGCGTTTGACCGCCAACTGCTTCATTATCGTGCTCGGCCTCGCCATCGCCCACCAAATTGCCCAATGAATCGTAGGCATCGTGGGTTGCAGCATGGTTGACCACCCGTGGCGAGGGATGTTCGGCGGTGAAGCGCACTAAAATCACCACTTGCTCACCAGGAGCTAATGGCCCAGTCGTTTCCAGAATGTTGTCCCAATTGATCACACCAGTGCTGGCGTTGTGGGTATCTTCGGCTGGAGTGGCATTGATATAGCCCAACACCGAACGATCATAGGTATCAACGACTGGCAAGGTGATCACGGTGGTATGCCAGTTGTTGGTGATCGTGATGGCGAAGGTCAGGGTTTCGCCAACCATCACCACATTGCTCGATTTGAGCAAGGTTTTTTCAACCCGCAAGCCATTGCTTTGGGCAGCGGCGGGTCGCACCGAACCCCCAAAAAATAGAACTCCGACTACCAACAGAAAAAGTGCGGTCGTGATGGCCAACAACAAACCAAGCATGCGCGAACGAAGCATCGTGTTGCTCCTTTGCGTTAATTAAAAAGTGGTTAAATACTACCATAGAACGTATCAAGTGATGTAGAGGTCAGGGGCCGGTTGTTAGGGGCCAGGTTAAGCTTTGATCCACGAATTACACGAAGCACACGAATGCTGATCTTTAGCCACGAATTACACGAAGCACACGAAGGCTTCATTTTCGCCACGAATTACACGAATTACACGAATGCTGATCTTTAGCCACAGATTGCACAGATTATTCAGATTGTTGTTCCTATAGCCAATAACCTCATCTTCGTGCTCTTTGTGCTCTTCGTGGATCAAATATCAATCTAGCCCCTGACCCCTGACAGCTGGCCCCTCATCCCTAACAATGCCTTTTTGACATTCATCCGTGAGACGGGTAGAATCGCGATAGCCTACGAGTTCACTCGAACAGGAGTCAATTGTGTCCGCATATTTGGTCACTGTTTGCCCACGCGAGGCCGACAACCACGAACGGCTGTACCTTCTCGCCGGCGATCTTTCCTCAGAAGATGTCCAACGCCTGACCCTCGAATTACTGCATGATCCCGTTGCCCATACTGCTACCTGGCAAGCGCTTGATGCTGAGCTAGCTGCGCCCAAAGCTGGAGCATTAGTGGAGATTGCCTTTCGTCCAGGCGTGACCGATAACGAAGCTGAGACGATTTTAGTTGGCGCACGCCATATTGGGATTAATGGCTTGAAACAGGCCAAAACCCTGCGTCGCGTCTATGTGTCCGATGTGCAAGACGAAGCTGTTTTGCGTCAATTTGCTGGTGAACATCTTTTAAATGATTTGATTGAAACTGCTTATTCTACCCTTGAGGCTCGTAGCGCTGAACGTTTGCAGTTTTATCAACACTTATTACAACTCCCTGCTCCCCACACGCCCACGATCACCCGCGTGGCTTTGCGCGGAGTCAGCGATAGCGAACTCGAACGGATTAGCCGTGAGGGCATTTTGGCCTTGAGTTTGGCTGAAATGCAGGCAGTTCGCGATTATTTTGAAGATTTAGGCCGCGACCCAACCGATGGCGAGCTGGAAACCCTCGCTCAAACCTGGTCGGAGCATTGCCGCCACAAAACCTTCCGCGCCACGATCAGCTATCAACAATCGGCCTCGGATGCGGGAATTGATGCTGCTTTGCACCCAGCCTTGGCTGAACTCAATGCTGCCAACGGCGCAACAATCAATGGCTTACTCAATCATTATTTGCGCAGCGCTACCAACGCTGTTAGCAACGAAGCCTTGCTCTCGGCATTTGTCGATAATGCTGGGATTGTGGCTTTCGATGAGCAGTATGAAATTTCCTTCAAGGTCGAAACTCACAATCACCCTTCAGCGCTTGAGCCATTTGGTGGCGCAAATACCGGGGTTGGCGGGGTTGTGCGCGACGTGTTGGGGGTTTCAGCCAAGCCAATCGCCGTAACCGATGTGCTGTGTTTTGGCTACCCTGATTTGCCAGAAAGCGAGCTTTCGCAAGGTGTGCTGCACCCTCGCCGGATTCGCGAAGGTGTCGTGGCTGGGGTACGCGATTATGGCAACAAACTCGGCATCCCGAATGTCAACGGGGCAGTTTGGTATGACCATGGCTACACCGCTAATCCATTGGTATTTTGTGGCACGCTGGGCATTGCCCCACGCGGCAGCCACCCACGCGGCGTTCAAGCAGGCGATGCAATTGTGGTAATCGGCGGACGCACTGGCCGCGATGGCATCCATGGCGCGACCTTCTCGTCGGTGGAATTAACCCACGACACCGCTGAAACGGTTGGGGCTGCGGTGCAAATCGGCGATCCCGTGACCGAAAAAACCGTAATCGATGTGTTGTTGCAAGCCCGCGATTTAGGCTTGTATAGTGCAATTACCGATTGTGGCGCGGGCGGGCTTTCCTCGGCGGTCGGCGAGATGGGCGAAGAAACTGGCGCAGTAGTTGAATTGCGCGATGTGCCGCTCAAATATGCTGGATTGCAACCATGGGAAATTTGGATCTCTGAAGCCCAAGAGCGCATGGTCGTTTCCGTGCCGCCGCAGAATGTCCAACCCTTGCTTGATCTTTGCCATGGCGAAGATGTTGAGGCAACCGTGATTGGCCACTTTACCGCCGACGGCGTGCTGACGGTCAAGCACAACCAATTAACCGTGGTTGAGCTGGATATGGCCTTTTTACATAGCGGCGGGGTGCAATTTAAGCTGAATGCTGATTGGCAACCAAGCCCAGCGCCAGCCGCCCAACCAGCCGCTATCGATCACAATGCCTTGCTCAAGGCAACTTTGAGTCAGCCAATCGTGGCCAGCAACGAAAAC
Encoded here:
- a CDS encoding ABC transporter ATP-binding protein, with the protein product MLHMQGIRKQFEQTIVLREIELTINRGEILALLGPSGCGKSTLLRIIAGLESADQGQLLLHGQPLNPIPIHRRNFGLMFQDWALFPHRNVGENIEFGLRMEGMAKIQRQQRVAEMLELVGLVGYQQRSVLELSGGERQRVALARSLAPRPQLLMLDEPLGSLDRTLRERLTEELRQIIKAAEVTAIYVTHDQNEAFVVADRLAVMNAGQIVQLDTPQAIYQQPKTAFVARFLSLTNLLPIVKQTSLSSELQLVETNLGQFEIQSSQTQAAYLLIRPEAAQLAPNATASYRGQVAGQSFRGSHQRIEWRYQHGVLQLDLPSSYQLHQDQDLDLTFDAQQLSLVQSDH
- the purL gene encoding phosphoribosylformylglycinamidine synthase subunit PurL; the protein is MSAYLVTVCPREADNHERLYLLAGDLSSEDVQRLTLELLHDPVAHTATWQALDAELAAPKAGALVEIAFRPGVTDNEAETILVGARHIGINGLKQAKTLRRVYVSDVQDEAVLRQFAGEHLLNDLIETAYSTLEARSAERLQFYQHLLQLPAPHTPTITRVALRGVSDSELERISREGILALSLAEMQAVRDYFEDLGRDPTDGELETLAQTWSEHCRHKTFRATISYQQSASDAGIDAALHPALAELNAANGATINGLLNHYLRSATNAVSNEALLSAFVDNAGIVAFDEQYEISFKVETHNHPSALEPFGGANTGVGGVVRDVLGVSAKPIAVTDVLCFGYPDLPESELSQGVLHPRRIREGVVAGVRDYGNKLGIPNVNGAVWYDHGYTANPLVFCGTLGIAPRGSHPRGVQAGDAIVVIGGRTGRDGIHGATFSSVELTHDTAETVGAAVQIGDPVTEKTVIDVLLQARDLGLYSAITDCGAGGLSSAVGEMGEETGAVVELRDVPLKYAGLQPWEIWISEAQERMVVSVPPQNVQPLLDLCHGEDVEATVIGHFTADGVLTVKHNQLTVVELDMAFLHSGGVQFKLNADWQPSPAPAAQPAAIDHNALLKATLSQPIVASNENIVRTYDHEVQAATVLKPLVGVNEDGPGDAGVLQPRVDSNRGVVLGCGLNPLYGKIDPYWMALAAVDEALRNIVAAGGDPEQTWILDNFCWGDPKLPDRLAGLVRASAGCHDAALAYRTPFISGKDSLNNEYRDAEGKRVAIPPTLLISAMALVPDVLQTISMDAKAAGNAIYLVGLTHDERGGAVSGLVGGIDNGNLPKVNLATAPSVHKAMHAAIRANSVRSCHDLSEGGLAVAAAEMAFAGGFGLSLELSAVPTSSSLSADALLWSESTTRFLVEVEPAQTANFEAQLNNIAYAKIGQVLAEPRLIINDLAGQPIIDSDLASLKAAWQA